From Psychroflexus torquis ATCC 700755, the proteins below share one genomic window:
- the ggt gene encoding gamma-glutamyltransferase, which produces MNPYLKPLSLLTTLLILITYHTYAQGDREADGLNFASRSEVIGQNGMVATSHPLATQIGLDILKQGGNAIDAAIAANAATGLMEPTGNGIGGDLFAIVWHEKTQKLYALNASGRSPLGLSYDDLLKELDEIDEESIPPYHLLSISVPGAVDGWFELHKKFGSLPMEEILKSPIHYAENGFPVTEAISAGWRRSVPFLKTQPGAFESTFTIDGRGPHKGEIFKNPDLGSTLRVLAKKGRDAFYNGEIAIKIDKWMVKNKGYLRYTDFENHRSEWVEPVTTNYRGYDVYQVGGNVQGTAVLQMLNILEGYDLKSMGYGTVETLHAFIETKKLVYEDRAKHYADPDFQEVPYDVLLSKEYAAERRKLIGETAMKDVSTGVEVIENGDTVYLTTADSEGNMVSLIQSNFRGMGTGFVVPGLGFSFQNRGELFSTDSKHPNVYALGKRPFHTIIPGFVMKDGKPFFSYGNMGGAYQPIGHISILTNIIDFEMNVQEAGDAARWDHSGSSEPTGKLTDKLSTTGQVNLESGIPYEVVRQLRAKGHKVEVGNSFFGRYQGIMRDYENGVYLGASESRVDGQAAGY; this is translated from the coding sequence ATGAATCCATATCTCAAACCCCTAAGTCTATTAACAACTCTACTGATCCTAATAACTTACCATACTTATGCTCAAGGCGATAGGGAAGCTGATGGGCTTAATTTTGCGTCAAGATCTGAAGTTATAGGACAAAATGGGATGGTAGCGACAAGTCATCCTTTAGCCACTCAAATTGGATTGGATATTTTAAAGCAAGGTGGCAACGCTATAGATGCGGCGATAGCTGCAAATGCCGCTACAGGCCTTATGGAACCGACAGGGAACGGCATTGGAGGTGATTTATTTGCTATTGTCTGGCATGAGAAAACTCAAAAGCTCTATGCTTTAAATGCCAGTGGGCGTTCACCTTTGGGCTTGTCTTATGACGATCTACTAAAAGAATTAGATGAAATCGACGAGGAAAGTATTCCTCCTTATCATTTACTTTCTATCTCTGTGCCAGGCGCTGTAGATGGTTGGTTTGAGTTGCATAAAAAATTTGGCTCTCTACCGATGGAAGAAATTCTCAAATCTCCAATTCACTATGCTGAAAATGGATTTCCTGTAACAGAAGCTATTTCTGCTGGATGGAGGCGTAGTGTCCCCTTTTTAAAAACTCAGCCAGGAGCTTTTGAAAGCACATTCACTATTGACGGTCGTGGCCCTCACAAAGGTGAAATCTTTAAGAATCCCGATCTTGGAAGCACGCTAAGAGTGTTGGCGAAAAAGGGAAGAGATGCTTTTTATAATGGCGAGATCGCAATAAAGATAGATAAATGGATGGTAAAAAATAAGGGCTATCTACGCTATACAGATTTTGAAAATCACCGTTCTGAATGGGTGGAACCTGTTACAACCAACTACAGAGGTTATGACGTTTATCAAGTTGGGGGGAATGTCCAAGGAACAGCCGTTTTACAAATGCTGAATATTTTGGAAGGCTATGATTTGAAGTCTATGGGGTATGGTACAGTAGAAACCTTACATGCTTTTATAGAAACCAAAAAGCTGGTTTACGAAGACAGAGCCAAGCATTACGCAGATCCTGATTTCCAAGAGGTGCCTTATGATGTTTTGCTCTCAAAAGAATATGCCGCTGAACGTAGAAAGCTGATTGGTGAAACCGCAATGAAAGATGTTAGCACTGGTGTTGAGGTCATTGAAAATGGAGACACTGTGTATTTGACCACTGCTGATAGTGAAGGCAATATGGTGTCTTTAATACAAAGTAATTTTAGAGGGATGGGAACTGGTTTTGTAGTACCTGGGCTTGGATTTAGCTTTCAAAACCGTGGTGAATTGTTTTCTACCGACTCCAAGCACCCTAATGTATATGCCCTGGGAAAGCGTCCTTTTCACACGATTATACCAGGGTTTGTGATGAAAGATGGCAAGCCGTTTTTTAGCTATGGAAACATGGGAGGGGCTTATCAACCCATAGGACATATCAGTATATTAACCAATATCATTGATTTTGAAATGAATGTACAAGAGGCCGGTGATGCAGCACGATGGGATCATTCAGGATCATCGGAACCTACAGGGAAACTCACGGACAAATTGAGTACCACTGGTCAAGTGAACTTAGAGTCTGGAATTCCTTACGAAGTTGTGCGTCAACTTAGGGCAAAAGGACACAAAGTAGAAGTGGGAAATAGCTTCTTTGGAAGGTACCAAGGTATTATGCGCGATTATGAAAACGGAGTGTATTTAGGTGCTTCAGAATCTAGAGTGGATGGCCAAGCAGCTGGTTACTAG
- a CDS encoding transporter substrate-binding domain-containing protein encodes MISKPLARNLLGYRILIIKDKDTFKFKEANSKDIKQLTLGIPETWSDADIFRTNEFKVSEKGSFDDVFNRLVSGEFDYTTFGANEVESIFKNRASQHADLSIENSLMFFYPFPLVFYINPEQPQLAVRVEKGLENIENNGVLSGIFDSYYKLLIEDLNLKHRKIISLNNPLIPDEFADLKPDLKSLSL; translated from the coding sequence ATGATTTCTAAACCCCTTGCTAGAAATTTATTGGGGTATCGCATTCTTATAATTAAAGACAAGGATACCTTTAAGTTTAAAGAGGCAAATTCAAAAGACATAAAACAGCTAACGCTAGGTATTCCAGAAACATGGAGCGATGCCGATATTTTTAGAACTAACGAATTTAAAGTAAGTGAAAAAGGGAGTTTTGATGACGTTTTTAATAGGCTAGTATCTGGAGAATTTGACTACACTACTTTTGGTGCAAATGAAGTGGAAAGCATTTTTAAAAACAGAGCTTCTCAACACGCTGACTTAAGCATAGAAAATAGCCTGATGTTTTTTTATCCGTTCCCTTTGGTGTTTTATATCAATCCCGAACAACCGCAATTAGCCGTGCGTGTTGAAAAAGGTCTAGAAAATATAGAAAATAATGGAGTCTTAAGTGGTATTTTTGATTCTTATTACAAGCTTTTAATTGAGGATTTGAATTTAAAACACAGAAAAATAATATCCCTAAATAATCCATTAATTCCCGATGAGTTTGCTGATTTGAAGCCAGATTTAAAATCATTAAGTCTTTAG
- a CDS encoding Nramp family divalent metal transporter: MIKRLSKYFGPGTFVAAAFIGPGTITICSIAGVTFGMDLIWALALSILATIVLQNMSARVGLVTQKDLGTAMRHVVKHPLLKGILMLLVVLAIVFGNAAYEAGNISGAVMGFSVIYADTQIHFGNFQVDYLPVVIGTICFFILNLNSYKKIESILIVLVVLMSLSFLATAVITQPDYTALLKGLVLFKMPSESLTTLLAIVGTTIVPYNLFLHSSIVQEKWKGLKGLKSARWDSAIAIGLGGLVSIAVVVAASRLPKQELLSILDMAETLEPLYGIYAKYLLGFGMFAAGITSTLTAALAAAYVLRGCLGWKVSTSHPKFKWTWRGILFLGVFFSSLGINPIQLIQIAQVSNAILLPFIAVLLLVIVSNQKLMGEHKNTWIQNLVGLLIILFCLFLSLKSFFMMFNG, translated from the coding sequence ATGATTAAACGTCTTTCAAAATACTTTGGTCCTGGCACTTTTGTGGCTGCTGCCTTTATAGGTCCCGGGACTATTACCATCTGTTCCATTGCAGGGGTGACGTTTGGGATGGATTTGATTTGGGCATTAGCATTGTCTATACTTGCCACGATCGTTTTACAAAATATGTCTGCTCGGGTAGGTTTGGTAACTCAAAAAGATCTGGGAACGGCTATGCGGCATGTGGTAAAGCATCCTTTACTAAAAGGAATTCTAATGCTTTTGGTGGTTCTTGCTATTGTTTTTGGAAATGCAGCTTATGAAGCAGGAAACATAAGTGGAGCTGTGATGGGCTTCTCCGTCATCTATGCAGACACCCAAATCCATTTTGGTAATTTCCAAGTGGATTATTTGCCAGTTGTCATTGGAACCATTTGCTTTTTTATTCTGAATTTGAATTCTTATAAAAAAATTGAAAGCATCTTAATAGTATTGGTCGTGTTGATGAGTCTATCTTTTTTGGCAACCGCAGTCATAACCCAACCAGATTATACAGCTTTACTAAAAGGATTGGTTTTATTTAAAATGCCTTCAGAATCTTTAACCACTCTTTTGGCGATAGTGGGAACCACGATTGTTCCGTATAATTTGTTTTTACACTCGTCTATTGTTCAGGAAAAATGGAAGGGTCTAAAAGGATTAAAGTCAGCCCGATGGGATTCGGCTATAGCTATAGGTCTCGGAGGTTTAGTTTCCATAGCGGTGGTCGTTGCCGCTTCCAGGTTACCTAAGCAGGAGTTGCTTTCTATTTTGGATATGGCAGAAACACTCGAGCCCTTGTATGGGATTTATGCTAAGTATCTATTGGGCTTTGGTATGTTTGCGGCAGGGATTACTTCAACATTAACCGCCGCTTTGGCAGCAGCTTATGTTTTAAGAGGATGTTTGGGTTGGAAGGTGAGCACCTCCCATCCAAAATTTAAATGGACGTGGAGAGGTATCCTTTTTCTCGGCGTTTTCTTTTCGTCTTTGGGGATCAATCCGATTCAACTCATCCAAATCGCCCAAGTGAGCAATGCGATTTTACTGCCCTTTATCGCCGTTTTACTTTTGGTGATAGTCTCCAACCAAAAGTTGATGGGAGAACATAAAAACACTTGGATTCAAAACTTAGTAGGCCTTCTGATTATCTTGTTTTGCCTGTTTTTGAGTTTAAAGAGTTTTTTTATGATGTTTAACGGGTAG
- a CDS encoding DUF2891 domain-containing protein, whose amino-acid sequence MKFIWISILSITLWSCQDSPKQEGGSKSPFENKNFIEFSIAEAEKLVELPLECITQEFPNKLGQVLGSEDDLARPKELRPAFYGCFDWHSAVHSQWSLVKLLKQFPELKQGDSIRSALSERLTKENIEKEIEFFETEHNKNFERTYGWAWLFTLAKELKTWEDPQAKVWLNTIMPLVEVLETKMIEFLPKLVYPVRVGEHPNTAFALSLTLDYAETFEKAEIKALIIKRSKDFYLKDRGCPLTWEPSGYDFLSPCLEEVSLMSKILPEQEFESRARAFMPSLFSKYFSLEVAEVSDRSDGKLVHLEGLNFSRAWNLYKLANRYEALYHLKTTGDKHFVKAYPHLFGDTYEGSHWLGTFALYALDKRPE is encoded by the coding sequence ATGAAGTTTATTTGGATATCTATTCTTTCTATAACCTTATGGAGTTGCCAAGATTCTCCAAAACAAGAGGGTGGAAGTAAATCTCCTTTTGAGAATAAAAATTTTATTGAATTTAGCATCGCCGAGGCCGAAAAGTTAGTGGAACTCCCTTTGGAGTGCATCACTCAAGAGTTTCCAAATAAGTTAGGCCAAGTTTTGGGTTCTGAAGATGATTTAGCAAGGCCTAAAGAATTACGCCCTGCCTTTTATGGCTGTTTCGATTGGCATTCTGCAGTGCATAGCCAGTGGTCGCTTGTAAAATTGCTAAAACAGTTCCCAGAGCTTAAGCAAGGAGACTCCATCCGATCTGCCCTTTCTGAACGCCTCACTAAGGAAAACATAGAAAAAGAAATAGAATTCTTTGAAACTGAACATAATAAAAATTTTGAAAGAACTTACGGTTGGGCGTGGTTGTTTACTCTTGCTAAAGAACTGAAGACCTGGGAAGATCCTCAAGCTAAGGTCTGGTTAAACACTATAATGCCATTGGTAGAGGTGTTGGAAACTAAAATGATTGAGTTTTTGCCTAAGCTTGTTTATCCGGTACGAGTAGGGGAGCACCCCAATACTGCTTTTGCCTTGTCACTCACTTTAGATTATGCAGAGACTTTTGAAAAGGCTGAGATTAAAGCCCTAATTATTAAGCGTTCTAAAGATTTTTACCTAAAGGATAGAGGCTGTCCCTTAACTTGGGAACCTAGTGGCTATGATTTTCTGTCGCCTTGTCTTGAGGAAGTTTCTTTGATGAGTAAGATTCTACCAGAACAGGAATTTGAGTCTCGGGCTAGAGCTTTTATGCCAAGTCTATTCTCAAAATACTTTAGTCTTGAGGTCGCTGAGGTGAGCGATAGGAGTGATGGCAAGTTGGTGCATCTGGAGGGTTTAAACTTTAGTCGAGCTTGGAATTTATACAAATTAGCCAATCGGTATGAAGCTTTGTATCATCTTAAAACTACTGGTGATAAGCATTTTGTAAAGGCCTATCCTCATCTTTTTGGAGATACTTACGAGGGGTCACATTGGTTAGGGACTTTTGCTTTATATGCCCTAGACAAACGCCCAGAATGA
- a CDS encoding calcium/sodium antiporter → MIVALLWIILGFVLLIFGADALVKGASALAKRLKMSDLAIGLTIVAFGTSAPELVVSSAASLNQQSDLILGNVIGSNNFNLFITLGLVALLKPITVQKGMVWIEIPISLGVVAILFVLSNALLGAEVASVSRVDALLLLVLFAGFMFYIYKGLAKESSEDIPPEKIYPTIKMISFMVLGLGGLVLGGHLVVTSATDIAMSFGVSDKVIGLTIVAAGTSLPELVTSVVAALKNNADIAIGNVIGSNIFNVLLIVPISALIHPIAYNSSFNLDLFVLLGGSVFLFIAMFMGKAKRLDRWEALVLIFSFVGYTLYMLF, encoded by the coding sequence ATGATTGTGGCTTTACTTTGGATTATTCTGGGCTTTGTCCTTCTCATTTTTGGAGCAGATGCTTTGGTGAAAGGGGCTTCGGCTTTAGCTAAACGCCTTAAAATGTCCGATCTGGCTATTGGTTTGACCATTGTGGCTTTTGGAACATCAGCCCCTGAGTTGGTGGTGAGTTCGGCGGCTTCCTTAAATCAACAATCCGACTTGATTTTGGGCAATGTGATAGGGAGTAACAACTTCAACTTGTTTATTACTCTGGGTTTGGTAGCCCTCCTTAAACCTATTACCGTTCAAAAAGGAATGGTCTGGATCGAGATCCCTATTTCTCTAGGGGTAGTTGCTATTCTTTTTGTTCTCTCCAATGCACTATTGGGAGCTGAGGTAGCCTCGGTCTCCAGAGTAGATGCTCTACTGTTGTTGGTCTTATTTGCTGGCTTTATGTTTTATATTTATAAAGGCTTAGCAAAAGAGTCTTCTGAAGATATTCCACCTGAAAAGATCTACCCCACTATCAAAATGATAAGCTTTATGGTACTCGGCCTCGGCGGTTTGGTTTTGGGCGGACATTTGGTGGTCACTAGCGCTACCGACATAGCAATGAGTTTTGGAGTGAGTGATAAAGTAATAGGGCTCACTATTGTGGCGGCGGGGACTTCTTTGCCAGAGCTTGTCACTTCAGTTGTTGCAGCCCTTAAAAACAATGCTGATATCGCCATTGGCAATGTCATAGGCTCTAATATTTTTAATGTGCTGCTTATAGTTCCTATTTCCGCCTTGATTCATCCTATAGCCTATAATTCCTCCTTCAACTTAGATCTATTTGTGTTGCTAGGCGGTAGCGTTTTCTTGTTTATAGCTATGTTTATGGGAAAAGCTAAACGTCTGGATAGGTGGGAAGCTTTGGTGCTTATCTTTAGTTTTGTAGGGTATACTCTGTATATGCTTTTTTGA
- a CDS encoding SDR family NAD(P)-dependent oxidoreductase, giving the protein MTPIAFITGATSGIGLATAHRFSKEKFKLILCGRREDRLKALQEELSAHTEVTTLSFDVRDQPAVQQAIESLPPDFQDISILINNAGNAHGLDFIQDGDTADWDAMIDINVKGLLYVSKPIIQTMIKNKNGHIINIGSTAGKEVYPKGNIYCASKHAVDAINQGMRMDLCEHGIRVGAINPGLVETEFSKVRFKGDDERADQVYKRFKALQPEDIADIIWFTVTRPYHVNIADLVVMPTAQASSTMIKKS; this is encoded by the coding sequence ATGACACCTATAGCCTTTATAACAGGAGCCACAAGCGGCATTGGCCTAGCCACTGCCCATAGATTTTCTAAAGAGAAATTCAAACTCATTCTTTGCGGCAGACGGGAAGATCGGCTTAAAGCCCTACAAGAAGAATTATCTGCCCATACCGAAGTGACGACCCTTTCTTTTGATGTCAGAGATCAGCCTGCCGTTCAACAAGCGATAGAAAGCTTGCCTCCAGACTTTCAAGATATCAGCATCCTTATCAATAATGCTGGTAATGCACACGGTTTAGACTTTATCCAAGATGGGGATACTGCAGACTGGGATGCCATGATAGATATCAACGTCAAAGGTCTGCTTTATGTGTCTAAGCCTATCATCCAAACTATGATCAAAAACAAAAACGGTCACATTATCAATATTGGCTCGACTGCAGGTAAGGAAGTCTATCCCAAAGGCAATATATATTGCGCAAGCAAACATGCCGTGGACGCCATCAACCAAGGGATGCGTATGGACTTATGCGAGCATGGTATTCGAGTAGGTGCCATCAATCCAGGCTTGGTAGAAACCGAGTTTAGCAAAGTCAGATTCAAAGGAGACGATGAGCGTGCCGACCAGGTTTACAAGCGTTTTAAAGCCTTGCAACCCGAGGATATTGCAGATATCATTTGGTTTACGGTGACTCGTCCTTATCACGTCAACATCGCCGATTTGGTGGTGATGCCAACTGCTCAGGCTAGTAGCACAATGATAAAAAAAAGCTAA
- a CDS encoding TolB family protein encodes MKSGRMELWRMLTDGNDQILITDDTYSNWFPHPSPNGDVIVFLAYLEDLGHDHPAMKKVALRLYDIKSKKLKLYLSVKLDKEQSMFLLGQLMGINLLLYLISILIVRNKKPLTRCSKC; translated from the coding sequence ATGAAGTCTGGACGTATGGAGCTATGGCGTATGCTAACAGATGGAAATGATCAAATACTAATAACAGATGATACATATTCAAATTGGTTCCCTCATCCTTCTCCTAACGGTGATGTTATTGTTTTTCTCGCCTATCTAGAAGATTTAGGGCATGATCATCCCGCTATGAAGAAAGTGGCTTTAAGGCTTTATGACATTAAGTCAAAAAAACTAAAACTTTATTTGAGTGTAAAGTTGGACAAGGAACAATCAATGTTCCTTCTTGGTCAGCTGATGGGGATAAATTTACTTTTGTATCTTATAAGTATCCTGATAGTAAGAAATAAAAAGCCACTAACGCGGTGCAGCAAATGCTAA
- a CDS encoding type II toxin-antitoxin system HicA family toxin has translation MKCSQLYRVLTKHGWYAVSQKGSHLKMRYETKEGIIIFPNLGSQEMGKGLEKKILKDAGIKK, from the coding sequence ATGAAATGTTCTCAACTCTACCGAGTACTGACAAAACACGGTTGGTATGCGGTTTCCCAAAAAGGTTCGCACCTAAAAATGAGATACGAGACGAAAGAGGGAATAATCATCTTTCCAAATCTCGGAAGTCAGGAAATGGGTAAGGGATTGGAAAAGAAAATTCTCAAGGACGCTGGAATTAAAAAATAA
- a CDS encoding helix-turn-helix domain-containing protein codes for MAKKKKITMTVEKTDTGFSAFSEDYPIFTTGKSIPELINNTYEGTELHFEEEIVKFEHSNIKFEIDFKQFFKFYKVINAKFLAEKIGMNETLLSQYVQGHKKPSAKQTEKILSGIHQIGQELSGINLLQTT; via the coding sequence ATGGCCAAAAAGAAAAAAATAACAATGACCGTTGAAAAAACCGATACTGGATTTTCAGCATTTTCAGAAGATTATCCAATTTTTACGACTGGAAAATCAATTCCTGAACTGATTAACAACACTTACGAGGGAACCGAACTGCATTTTGAAGAAGAGATTGTAAAATTTGAACATAGCAACATCAAATTTGAAATCGATTTTAAGCAGTTTTTCAAATTCTACAAAGTAATTAACGCCAAATTTCTTGCAGAGAAAATTGGTATGAACGAAACATTACTATCCCAATATGTGCAGGGACATAAAAAACCATCTGCAAAACAGACAGAAAAAATATTGAGTGGAATTCACCAAATCGGACAGGAACTTTCTGGAATTAATCTGTTGCAGACTACATAA
- a CDS encoding helix-turn-helix domain-containing protein, which translates to MVGKSVKERRKTLRVTQPQVAELADISVNTLYKIERGQANPTLETLTKVADVLGMEVILQVKNFQKLK; encoded by the coding sequence ATGGTAGGGAAAAGTGTAAAAGAGCGAAGAAAAACACTTCGAGTTACGCAGCCACAAGTCGCTGAACTTGCTGATATAAGTGTTAACACTCTTTATAAAATTGAAAGAGGACAAGCAAATCCTACTTTAGAAACATTGACTAAAGTTGCAGATGTATTAGGTATGGAAGTAATTCTTCAGGTTAAGAATTTTCAAAAACTTAAATAA
- a CDS encoding HipA N-terminal domain-containing protein has product MRQAEIHFKGEKAGLLTQLDSGHFVYEYNDIWMADTSKSSISLTLPKSNTKYESDYLFPFFYNMLPEGTNKQVVCKHMRIDTNDYFSLLLITARYDTIGAVTVKKVN; this is encoded by the coding sequence ATGAGACAAGCTGAAATACACTTTAAAGGCGAAAAAGCTGGCTTACTAACTCAACTGGATAGTGGTCATTTTGTATATGAGTATAACGATATATGGATGGCTGACACTAGCAAATCTTCAATAAGTTTGACATTACCAAAAAGTAACACTAAGTATGAATCGGATTATTTATTTCCCTTTTTCTACAACATGCTTCCCGAAGGAACAAATAAACAAGTTGTTTGCAAGCATATGCGAATTGACACTAACGATTATTTTAGTTTACTCCTTATTACAGCTCGTTATGATACGATTGGTGCCGTTACAGTAAAGAAAGTAAATTAA
- a CDS encoding type II toxin-antitoxin system HipA family toxin, giving the protein MFNGRKVNHILPYESPSSNETTDDLFIENRKRISISGVQEKFSVLLEKNKLRLIEEGERGGYILKSIPNAGKNINQMPANEHLTMQIARQVFTIETAENALIFFKNGKPAYITQRFDVKDDGSKLAIEDFASLASRTPQTHGENYKYLGNYLEMFQLMKDYLPAYKLEAPKLFTLIVFNYLFSNGDAHFKNFSLLETPLGDYRLSPAYDLLNTGIHIEDSDFALDDGLVPKNIAEENVWIQLNLLADKAGLNKRQKDDIFDNLLSKSEEVENLINASFLNEKTMRNYAQAYQTRLKRLKK; this is encoded by the coding sequence ATGTTTAATGGTCGTAAAGTAAATCATATTCTTCCATATGAGTCACCTTCAAGTAATGAAACAACTGACGATCTTTTTATTGAAAATAGAAAACGAATCTCAATATCAGGTGTACAGGAAAAGTTTTCAGTATTACTTGAGAAAAATAAGCTTCGGCTTATTGAAGAAGGTGAACGAGGTGGATATATTCTTAAATCTATTCCAAATGCTGGTAAAAATATTAATCAGATGCCAGCTAATGAACATCTTACAATGCAGATAGCTAGACAAGTTTTCACTATTGAAACTGCTGAAAATGCATTGATTTTTTTTAAAAATGGTAAACCTGCATACATAACACAAAGATTTGATGTTAAAGACGATGGCTCCAAATTAGCTATAGAAGACTTTGCTTCGTTAGCAAGTCGTACTCCCCAAACACATGGAGAGAATTATAAATATTTAGGTAACTATTTAGAAATGTTCCAATTGATGAAAGACTATTTACCTGCTTACAAGCTAGAGGCTCCCAAATTGTTTACATTAATTGTCTTTAATTATTTGTTTTCAAATGGTGATGCTCATTTTAAAAATTTCTCCCTATTAGAGACACCTTTAGGTGATTATCGATTGAGTCCTGCCTATGATTTACTTAATACTGGTATACATATAGAAGATTCAGATTTTGCATTAGATGATGGGCTAGTACCAAAAAACATAGCAGAAGAAAATGTATGGATTCAACTAAATTTATTGGCTGATAAAGCTGGACTTAATAAGAGGCAAAAAGATGATATTTTTGATAATCTACTTTCAAAATCAGAAGAAGTTGAAAATCTGATTAACGCATCATTCCTAAATGAAAAAACAATGCGAAATTATGCACAAGCATATCAAACAAGATTGAAAAGGCTTAAAAAGTGA
- a CDS encoding DUF6155 family protein, whose amino-acid sequence MALNGLKRELTKMEKTEIIKLISELYKKVPEAKNYLDIFATGDIKELAEKYKKQIQKYIYPNGRNMDLRETEARKIIRTVRKMKITELNVELELHYVSCCLEIIKDLGYWDENYYIAIEKMFDNAINGISELGMQDKYNNKLIVLSSKASEYGIELDY is encoded by the coding sequence ATGGCTTTAAATGGATTAAAAAGAGAACTGACCAAAATGGAAAAGACTGAAATTATTAAACTGATTTCAGAATTATATAAAAAAGTACCCGAAGCCAAAAACTACTTGGATATTTTCGCAACTGGAGACATTAAAGAACTTGCCGAAAAGTATAAAAAACAGATTCAAAAATATATTTACCCTAATGGCAGAAACATGGACTTACGCGAAACCGAAGCACGAAAAATAATTCGGACAGTTCGAAAAATGAAAATCACGGAATTAAACGTGGAATTAGAATTGCATTACGTAAGTTGTTGTTTAGAAATTATCAAAGATTTAGGATATTGGGACGAGAATTATTATATCGCGATAGAAAAAATGTTTGACAACGCGATAAATGGGATTTCCGAACTTGGAATGCAAGATAAGTATAACAATAAATTAATAGTGTTGTCTTCAAAAGCAAGTGAATATGGAATTGAATTAGATTATTAG
- a CDS encoding DoxX family protein, translated as MKEIIKKFSGEIIGKLDEGAIKVMKNSSSIAIRLSFGIIFIWFGLLKPLHLSPAEGLLKATVAWLPFGSPENWLIIIGWWEVVIGICFLFKKTTRLAIILLLTQMVGTFMPLVFLPLVTFQSNNILLPTLEGQYIIKNLIIISAALVLGGEINRQKKQEIKYK; from the coding sequence ATGAAAGAAATTATCAAAAAATTTAGCGGAGAAATCATTGGCAAGTTAGATGAGGGAGCTATAAAGGTTATGAAAAACTCGAGCAGCATTGCAATTCGCCTATCATTTGGTATCATATTTATTTGGTTTGGACTGTTAAAACCACTACATCTTTCACCCGCGGAAGGTTTGTTAAAGGCAACCGTAGCATGGCTTCCCTTCGGCTCTCCAGAAAATTGGTTGATAATTATTGGCTGGTGGGAAGTGGTTATTGGGATTTGCTTTCTCTTTAAAAAAACAACAAGATTAGCAATTATCCTTTTACTGACCCAGATGGTAGGAACCTTTATGCCTTTAGTTTTTCTTCCTTTAGTAACTTTTCAATCAAATAATATTTTACTTCCTACTTTAGAAGGGCAATACATCATTAAAAATTTAATAATTATTTCAGCTGCCTTGGTTCTTGGTGGTGAAATTAACAGACAAAAAAAACAGGAGATAAAATACAAATAA